The following nucleotide sequence is from Salinispirillum sp. LH 10-3-1.
ATCGTTATCGCGCTGGCCGCCAAGGTATTTCTAGTCTCTCGCCTCAGCTTAATTGGTATTATATTGGTTTTCTTTTTGTGTCTTTTTTGTTACCATCCACCTCTGTACAAATCACCCGAAAGGTGTGGAGCAATGAGAAAAATAACGCTAAAACTGCTCATATTTGCCCTAAGTACCACCGTACTACTGAGTACTGCTGCCGCCAACAACAATACCATTCTGGTACCACCTGATGTATTGCGCGATTACCGAATCCTAGTAGGAGATCGGGACCCGCTGACCATTACCGACTACTCCGGTCCCGGTTCACGACGTGATGTGGTGGAATTGATCCTAATGCAACAAGCCATCGCCGCTGCCGGCGTCCATTTCGATCTGACCTTTGTCGAAGAGGCCGACTACGCCGCGACGCTCAATGCGTTATCCAATGGCTCTGCATTGGCCTCCGGCACCAGTGCCTGGCTCAACGATCTTTCGCCTCGACACCAAGATATCTACATCACCACTGCACTCATTGGGCGCGGTGAGTTCGAAGCCGGTTTTTACGTTCATCCCGACAATCTGACTGCGCTCACCGCCAGCAATACTCAAGATGTGCAACAACTGACCGGCATCAGCAGCCGTCACTGGCAAGCTGACTGGAATACCCTATCCGGCCTGCAGCTTGATGCTTTGTTACATTCTGATACTTGGCCCGGCATGGTGGATGCTGTTATGAATGGCGGAGCTGACTTTCTTTTAGCACCATTTCAGACCAGTGAAGCGATGCAGCTCAGTGTGGACAGCGGTGTACTGGTGCCCATACCCGGCATTAAGCTCGGACTGGTCGGAAGTCGTCATATGGCCATTTCACGCCGCCACGCCGAGGGTCCGTTTTTTAACTCGGTGGTGCACCTTGGCCTGTTACGCCTGAAGAAAAGTGGCACTGTGCGCCAGGCTTATATCGATGCAGGCTTTTTGCATCCGGATGTTGAAGACTGGACGTTGATTACCGTTGAAGGCGGTGGCTCTGCTTGGAGCATGAATTGAGGACGATGTAAGAACCTGTCGATCTTCCAGCGCGAAGGCCGACCGCTAAGCCGGACTAAAAAAACAAAAAAGGCGAGCAGGGCGCGTTGCCGGCAGTTCGACGCGACTATTCGATTAACCATTGAAGAAGTATGGCCTCCCATGAAATCAAAATTCTCTTTACAGCTTACCGTGGTACAACGCATTGTTGCCGGGTTTGTCCTATTGAGCACAGGGTTAGTGTTCGTCGCCGTCAGCGCGCTGACGGCGGTGTCCGACATACAAAGCGGCGTTGACCGCCTCGTCGAGCGCGCAGGCCCGGCGTCCGACGGTGCCAACGCGTTAAGCCTGTCTTTCACCCGCGTTAACCAGCTGATACTGGCGCACTACAACTCTGACTCCACCGACGTCTTGACGCAGTTGGAAGACGAGTACCGCACCGAGCGTGCGCGCATTGAGCGGGCCATCGCCGAGCTGGTAGCCATCACCGCAGACATCAGCGGCGGTGCCTCCGCGTCGGCAGAACTGGTGACTCTGCAAGATTCGTTGCCAGAGCTGTTCGACAACATTGAATCCACCCAGCGCATTTACCGGGATTCCCTGCAAAGCTTCAGCGAACTCACCAACCGCCGCGCCAGCATGAATGAAAACGCCATCGCCATAAATCAAGTGCTGGAAACCATGCACCGCGAAGTGCAGACACCCAGCGCACAAATACTGATGTACCAAGCCCATGTGTCCTTACGACACGGCATTGATTTGGCCAATCAACTGGGCTCCGCACGCTCGGTGGCGGAGTTTGCGCAGATTCAAACCGCTTTTCGACGCTGGATGGATGGCTACGGCACACTCGGCTTTCGCCTTTTAGGCGCTCGGCGTCAAGATGCGGCGGTGGATGCCAACTTTGAAGCCTTTGGTGGCGCCGTGTCCGACTTTCTGGCCAATGTTTCCGGCGACGGCGGGTTGGTCACCACAGTGAACAACTACCTACAAATTCGGGCTTCGCTCGAGACGCGTCTGCAGCGTTCGCAAGAAGAGCTGGCCAATGCCGAACGCGTACTGGCCGATACTCGCCAGTTTGCCAACACCTATCGCCGCCAAGTGAACAGCGACTCGATCCAGGTGGTGGCGGACAGCCAGCTCATTATTGTCGGCGTCAGTGTATTGGCCTTACTGGCGGGCATACTGATCGCATGGCTGGTCACTCGAACGATTCGCAAACCACTGAAAGCCGTCGTTGGTGCGTTGCGGCGCATCGCACATGGCGATTTGAGCGAACGCTGGCCTTCACACTCGAACGACGAATTCGGGGAGTTAACACGTTCCGCAGAGCAGGTTGTAGAGTCGCTGCGCGATATGGTGACCGTCATCCAACAGCAATCTGACACCCTGAATCAGGTCGTCACACAAGCGCACCAAGTGGCGATGAACATGCAGGCAGACGTCAGCAAACAGCGCGAAGAAACGGACTGGGTGGCCACCGCCGTACACGAAATGGCGGCGACTATTGAAGAAGTTGCCCGTCACGCTGAACACGCGTCATCGGAAATGGAACAAGCCACCGGCTATGCCAGCAACAGTCGCGAAATTGTCAGTGCCAGCCAACAGTCGATCAGTACCCTGGTGGGGGTGATGACCGGTGCTGCAACGGCCATTCAACAGCTGGACACCGACGTCAACAGCATTCAAGACATCTTGCAGGTGATCGATGCCATTGCTGAACAGACGAACTTACTGGCCTTGAACGCCGCCATCGAAGCAGCGCGAGCGGGTGAGCAGGGCCGCGGCTTTGCCGTGGTTGCCGATGAAGTGCGCACGCTGGCCAGCAGGACTCAGCAGTCGACGGTAGAAATCAAAGAGAAGATTGAAGTGATGCTGCGTGCCTCGAATGGCGCCGTAGAAGCCATACGGTCTGGCCAAACGCACACCGACCATTCAGCAGAGCAGTCTGCTCAAGCACTGAATGTGATCACAGAATTTGCCGATGTCATCGACCGCATACGCGACCTCAATGTGCAGATCGCCACCGCTGCTGAACAGCAAGCGCAGGTCGCCAACGAAATCAATCAGAATGTGACACGCATTGCGGACATTGCCGAGAAAACCGAACAAGGTGCTACTGCCACGCGTGACGCCAACGGGCAATTGCATCAATCTGCCGACGCACTGCTGGAGTCGGTTAAGCGCTTCACCCTGTGAAGCGCACAGCTTAGTGCTATGGGAAGGCTATGGTGGTGACTGCTTCAAACAGCTTGGCACCATCCCAGAACTCAGGTTCATAAGGGGCTGTCTGGTCGCGTCCATCGTCATCCACCAGCACCGTAGTACCCTGACCTATCTCCGTCAGCAACACCTCGCCAGAAGTGTTTGTTATGGTTACAGGACCACCTTCCAATAAAATGTAGTCCGCTTGGCCTGGTATAAAATAGCCGCCCCAAACGATGGTGCCACGGATGCCAATAGATGCCGCAGGTGTTTCAATCACATAGGCGTCAGTGCCCGGTGTCACACCATCCGCTATCGCCAGAATCACACCGCTCAACACTCGAAAATAAGCTGTTTGCTCTGTGGTGTCGGTAGCGGGTTCATAACGACTGATTTCAAAGCGCGTATTTTCACCCAAAGTCAGCAAGCTGCCACCATTGAAGCGCATCCGCAGGCGCGAATCGGCACCCGTCTCGACAATACTGCCTTCGTGCAGTGCGGTGCCACGAGTCGCCGCCGCACTGTCGTCCAGTTGGGCGGTGCCCGTTAAACTGACTACCCGTGCTACCGGCCGCTCATTAGCCGACACCACTCCCACTAAGCCAGCCGACAACAACAGCGTACCAGCGCTTACAATTAACCAATTCTTCATTACGAGTCCTCTCATTTAATGCAGTTGTGGATCAAGTACAGTTGCAACTGCACTGGATGTCAAAGCAATTTCAGTCGTTAAACAGCCTACCGACTGGTCAGTCAGATATTTTGACACTGTTAGAGTTACGCGGCATTATCCTAGAGTAGATCAGAATCTTTGCAGGCTTCACGTTATGGATACATACGATCAGTTGACGCGCTACCTGCAGCAGCACGATGGTATACGCATCGCTCCTTACGCAGAACAAGAGAGTGGATTGGGCAATCACTTGGGACAAATGTTGCGTCGTTGCCGGTCTGACCGCGGCATATCCCAACTTGCCGAAGCCGAACGCCTGCGCGTCAGTCGTGCCCAGTACCTGCGCTACGAGTCAGGCAGCTCTATTCCACGCCTGCACACCATAGCTCTGTGGTCGCTACAAACCGGTGTCCCGCCCGAATCCCTCGTCGGGCAATTACCTTACGCCAGTAACGGGCTGGCCGTACCTGCGCAGTTCTTCCGGCTCTCGCCGTGGCTATGTGAGACATCCGATGAACTGTTCTTAAGCTGCATTCAGCACCTCTGCCATATCCTTCAACTGGAAACGCCAGAGCTAGATGTGAAAGCGATCTCACTGTCGTGCACCGCAAAGCGCCAAGCACTGGATGAAGTGCTGGAGCAAAAGATCTACGCCGCGATAGGCGCTAACTTGCGCCTGGTCCGCCAAATTCTCTCGTACAGCCAAGAGGAAATGGCCAATGGCTTGGGTATCTCCACCAGCCACTTTCTGGCCATCGAACGAGGGGAAATTGCTTATTCTTTTCTGCTTTTTCCGCGTTTCGCCTACAGCATGCAAGTGCCTCCAATCGCTCTGACGCTCAACACTCAATACTATAAAGCGCGCCTTGCTCTACAAACGCGCTATCGCCTTGTCAATGAGATATTACAGCACCTTCCTGACACTATCCGAGCCGACACCGTACGCTGGATTGCTGAAGGCGTTCGTCTACACCAGCAGCACAGATCGACGCGGTGAGCAGGCCTTCAGTCAGCGTACATAGCCCGCGCAGAAGTGCACCGATTGGCGCATCGCTTTCTCCGACATTCTTTAAACGCGACTACTAAAGATGGCTTTTGTATCGTTTCTACTATGGCCGCGTCCTAACCTAAAGGTTAACGTACGGGTGTGTGTTGCAGTGATCGCCTGCAACATGCACTAGCAGACAACGGTACTCCCAATTGTCTGCCTGTGTGATGAGTAATCTGTGTCTGCCAAGACACAAAGTGGCATCTTTTCTGGGGCTTATTGAGCCCCATTTTTTTGCCTTAAAATAGCCATCGAGCGATTGATGCTGCATCCGCCTCCGCGCCAGAGTTTTACGCACGTTCACATACCTCAGACCGCCCCACTAGCACTTAGCGTCAAATATCTGTGCGTCACCGTACTAATGCAGTAACTAGAGGCTGTAAAGGGAAAATTTGTATAAAACAGGAAGTGCTTATTCACATTTTGAACAAACATTACGCGGCCACAAAAAAACCTGACATTTTGTCGCCACTAGCCTATTGACTTTCATAAGTCACTGTTTTTATTGGCATTTATTGCATTGATTATTTTTTAACCAATCTAAGAAAGGGCCCGAGCGGTAAGGCCTGCGTACAGTTTCTGACATCTTACCCACACAGTTATCCACAGTATCTGGGGAAAAGCATGTGCAGGCTATATGGCAGCCCGATTGCAGTTCAATGGCGGAAAAATGACGGTGTTTTCTGCCAAAATTCAGCCAGCATGTTGCACTGTTTTTTGCTCCTTTGGATGCGCCAAAAGAGTGCTCTGGGTACAAAAAAAGCCCTCCGAAGAGGGCTTCATGTACTGGCCAATAAAGCAAACTAAGTTCGCTCTTTGGCGTAAGGCTTACCGATACTCTTCGGCGCAATAGCACGGCCAATAAAGCCAGCCAACAGGACCACCGTCAGTACATAAGGCAACATTTCGATAAACTGGACCGGTACGATCACCCCACCGATCTCAACGCCCTGCAAACGAATTGCGACGGCCTCTAAGAAGCCAAACAGGAAACAGGCGGCCAGCGCCTGTACTGGTCGCCATTTACCGAAGATCAGCGCTGCCAAAGCCATGTAGCCCTTACCGGCACTCATATCGGGAATGAACTGAGCGCTGTGTGCGATACTCAAGTAAGCACCACCAATGCCCGCGAGGGCGCCACAGATGGTCAAGGCAAGGTAGCGCATCTTGGTCACACCGATACCGGCGGTATCAATTGCCTGCGGGTTCTCTCCCACGGCACGTAAGCGCAGACCAAAACGTGTGCGGAACACCGTCCACCAGACCAAAGGCACTGCAAACCATGACATGTACACTAAGATGGTATGGCCAGAAATTACTTCACGGTAGATGGTACCCAAAATAGGCACATGATTCAGCAGATCGACCAACGGCAACTCAATTGGCCGGAAGCGTGCTAAGCCGGTTAACGATGGTGTCTGTCCGCCCATATCGAACCAATGCCGTGCCAAGGTCACGGTAAGACCAGCCGCAAGAATATTGATCGCCAGACCACTGACCACATGGTCACCACGGTGCGTGACCGTCGCGAAAGCATGCAACCAAGCGAACAACACACCGACGCCGATAGCGGCAAGCACACCCAGCCACGCCGAGCCAGTGAAGTACGCCGCTGCGGCGGCCGCAAAGGCGCCCAGCAACAACTTACCTTCCAGCGCAATATTCACGATACCGGCGCGCTCCGAAAACAAGCCCGCCAAGGCAGCAAAAATCAAAGGTGTCGATACACGTAAGGTGGCATCCACCATAACCAAAATGATATCAAACATGCGCAGCCACCTCCTTCTTCTTCAGGTGCCAGCGCTGGTAGAAGCGCGTCAATGGGCCCTTCAACATGTGCTCCAACGCACCACTGAACAACACCACCAACCCCTGCAACACCACAACGATGTTACGGTCGACTTCATAGGCAAACTTCAGTTCGGCTCCCCCTTGGTAAAGGAACCCAAAGAAGATAGCGGCCAACACAATACCGACCGGGTGGTTGCGCCCCATTAGGGCGACCGCAATACCGGTGAAACCGAATCCGGCCACATAACCGAGCTTTAGCTGATGTAGATCGCCCAACAAGGCATTTACAGCGAAGAAACCGGCCAACATACCCGACACCAACATCGCCAGAATCACGACCTTGCTGTCACTGATGCCAGCGTACCGCGCCGCACCATGGTTGAAACCCAGAGCGCGCACTTCGTATCCCCAGCGCGTACGCCAGAGAAACAACCAGGTGCCGTAAGCGCAAATCAGCGCCCAAACAAAGGTCAGATTCAGCGGACTCCGACGCCAGCCAAACCACTCCCACACCCGTGGCATCCAAGTATGCCGCGGAAACACGGCGCTTTCACTCGACATAGAACCCGGCGGGCGCAACCAGTCGACCAGCAAATACACCATCAAAGACGCGGCAATGAAGTTGAACATGATGGTGGTGATAACGATGTGCGAGCCACGCTTGGCCTGCAGATAAGCCGGGATGTATGCCCACGCCGCACCAAAGGCCCCACCCAACAGAATGGCCGCTGGAATAACCAACAACATCGGCAACCAAGGGCCTAAGCCCAAAGCCACTGCGGTGACACCCAGGCCGGCAAAGGTCGCCTGCCCCTCACCACCGATATTGAACAGCCCCGCATGGAAAGCGACGGCGACCGCTAAGCCGGTGAAGATATAGCCCGTCGCGTAAAACAGCGTATAGCCAATACCTTCGGTATTACCGAAGGAACCATTCACCATGGCGACAATCGCATCGATGGGATTCACTTCGATATACAGAAACAACAATGAACACACTGCAAAGGCCAAAACAATGTTGGCCAGTGGCATGACCACTGCGGTCATCCACCAAGGTAAACTAACTGGCGTCATGGACTTCGTCCTCCCCATGCGCATTAGCCATCATTAGGCCAAGCATACGTTCATTCGCCTCACTGGCGTCCACTTCGGCGACGATCTCGCCATCAAACATCACCAAAATACGATCGCTCAACGACAGTATCTCTTCTAACTCCACTGAAACTAATAAGATCGCCTTGCCTTGGTCTCGTAATGCAATGATCTGTTGGTGTATGAACTCAATGGCGCCGATGTCTACACCGCGCGTCGGCTGACCGATCAGCATGACGTCGGGATCACGCTCTACTTCACGCGCCAGCACCAGCTTTTGCTGGTTACCACCAGAGAAGTTCGCGGTTTTTAGATCGGGAATAGGCGGGCGTACGTCCCATTTTTTCATTTGTTTGGCGCAGTCTGCGACCACTTCTTTTTGCTTCAAGAAGATGCGGTGGTTGTACTGCGGGTCACGGTGATAACCCAGTATAAAGGCCTCACTGGCCATCATTGCCGTGACCAAACCTTGGCTATGGCGGTCCTCCGGTACATGCGCGACCTTCAGCTTTCTGATCTGCTCGGCGTCACGCGGTGCGTCCGCAGAAATCAGGGTATCACCATAGGTGAAACTGCCAGACGTCGGCGCTTTCATGCCCGACAACACTTCGAGTAATTGTGATTGCCCGTTACCAGACACCCCAGCAACACCGACAATCTCGCCTGCGCGCACGGCAAAGTTGAGGTTTTTCAAACGCGGCACACCATGTTTATCGGTAAAGCTCAGCTGCTCAGCGCGCAACAATTCCTGCTGCGGTTCAGCTTCTCCCTTGGTAACGCGCAACAGCACTTTGCGCCCGACCATTTGTTCCGCTAATTCTTCGCGTGTAGTGTTCTTTGTTACCAAGTGCGCCACCATTTCACCCTGACGCATCACCGAGACATTATTGGTGACGGCCAAAATTTCACGCAGCTTGTGGGTGATAATAATGATGGTCGTACCCTGATCACGCAGCGCAGCAAGCACCTTGAACAGATGATCGGTTTCCTGCGGCGTTAATACACCAGTCGGCTCATCCAGAATCAGTACCTTAGCACCACGATACAATGCCTTCAGTATTTCGACCCGCTGCTGAATGCCCACGGGCAGATCCTGAACCTGTGTATCAAGAGGCACCTGCAGATTGTAGTCCTGCTCCAGTCTCTTCAGGGCCGCGCGCGCTTCACGCATGCTGGGATTTAGTAACGGACTGGACTCAGCGCCTAGTATGACGTTTTCCAGGACCGTGAAATTATGGATGAGCATAAAGTGCTGATGCACCATGCCGATGCCCGCATCGATCGCTGCTTTTGAATCTTTGGCCACAAAAGGTTGGCCGTCGATGAACATTTCACCGGCATCGGCTTGGTAGAAGCCGTAGATGATGCTCATCAATGTTGACTTGCCGGCGCCATTTTCGCCGACAATGCCGTGAATCGTACCTTTCTCTACCTTTAGGTCGATGGCGCGGTTGGCATGCACGGTACCAAAACGCTTGTCGATACCCTTCAACTCCAAGGCATAGGGGGTTGTTATTTTTTGTGACATCTGAGTAACCTGCTGAAAGCTAAAAACGCAGGACGCGTTTTTCTGCTGGCCGTAAAAGTTAAAGGAGTCTTTGATCAATTCCGGCGCGAACTGCTCAAAGACCCCTTAACCCTCGCACAGGTCGCGTGCGAGGGCTGACTTTCAGTCGGCTTACATGGCTGCGTAGTTGCAGTCGCCGTTTTGCATGTAGTCGTACACTTCAATTTCACCGGAGATGATCTTGTTCCGGATATCATTGATTTGGGCTTCCAGCTCGGTGCTGATCAAATCACGGTTGAACTCGTCCAATGACCAATCAACGCCGTTCTCAGCGATACCGAACACTTGCACGCCACCTTCCCACTCACCCATCATGGCTTGTTCCCACGATACGTAGGCAGCAGTACCCACACGCTTCTCCATCGATGTCAGCATGGTGCCTGGCTGCAGGTAGTTTTGGTTGGAATCTACACCGATGGCGAAGATGCCACGGTCAGCAGCAGTTTGATACACGCCCAAACCAGTACCACCGGCCGCTGCATAAATTACATCAGCACCCTGTGAGATTTGCGAGTTAGCCAACTCACCACCGCGGACGGGGTCGTTGAACGCAGTTGGCGTAGAACCGGTCATGTTCTGCAATACACGGATATCGCTGTTGACGTACTTAGCACCCTGCTCATAACCGCAGGCGAACTTACGAATCAGCGGGATATCCATACCACCAACGAAACCAACGGTATTGGTTTCGGAAGCCAGCGCAGCCAATGCACCTACCAAGAAAGAGCCTTCGTGCTCTTTGAAGATCAATGACTGTACGTTGGGAGCATCCACAACGTCATCGATGATGGCAAACTGCGTGTTAGGGAAGTCAGCGGCTACGCTACTGACCGAGCTGCCGAAGTTAAAGCCAACAGTAACGATCGGGCTGTGACCGTCTTGAGCCAAGCGGCGGATGGCCTGCTCACGCTGAGATTCGTTATCAGGCGTAAACTCACGCACTGCGACGCCCTTGTCAGCAACAAATACTTCAACACCATTGCGGAAAACCGCTTCGTTAAACGATTTATCGAATTTGCCCGCAACATCATAAACAACCGCTGGGCGGAACTGTGTCTCGCCAGCTGCTGCAGTCGCAGCTGGTTCATCTTTTGAACAACCAGCCATTATGACCGCGGCGGCCACACCGGTCATTGCCAGTTTTGTAATTGCTTTCATTTCTATCCCCTTTGTGTCTTACGATCCTATGGTGTGCACACCCGAAGTGCGTGCTCACCTGTTTTTTGTTATCAACCTGATCAAGATAGCAGTTTTTAAGCCAGAGTGGCCTGCTAATCCAGAATAGAGTACTTAAGGATTCATTGCCCATAATAAACGAGCTGACCATTCGGTCAACAGATCTTTTGTGACAGTCCTTATAATGCTGAGCGCATGATATTCCTTGGCGGCGTAAAAAGGCAATTTTACCATGGCTTATACAGTGGTTTGTTCATATTCCCTCAGCAATGAGCGTCAACTGCGCCCTACAATGCAGCACATCACAATTACTTAGGCACCAAAGGCGCGCAACTCATTAACTTCGCCAGTTACCAGCGCTCCCCTAGGTAAGCTGTAGGCGCATAAAAAAGCCCGCTGCAAAGCGGGCTTTTTTACCGAGAGAAGCGGATTATCGCACTGCTTTTACAGCGGCGACCACGGCATCTGCGGTGATACCAAAGTGTTTGAACAGATCGCCAGCTGGTGCTGACTCACCAAAGGTTTCCATACCCACTACTTGGCCATCCAAACCAACATACTTCAGCCAGTAGTCTTTGATGCTTGCTTCTACCGCCACGCGTGCGCGCACAGCAGAAGGCAACACGGACTCGCGATAAGCCGCATCCTGACGATCAAACTGATAGGTTGAAGGCATGGACACCACGCGAACAGAGATGCCTTCACTGCTCAACCGTTCAGCCGCTTCCATCGCCAGACTCACTTCTGAGCCCGTTGCAATCACGATCGCATCGGGTGTTCCGGCGGTATCTTTCAATACATAGCCACCACGCTCAATCAAGCTCACTTGCTCATCGCTGCGCGTTTGATGTGGCAGGTTCTGACGCGAGAACACTAAAGCGGTTGGCCCTTCGGTACGTTCGATAGCCGCTTTCCACGATACCGCCGACTCAACGGCATCACAAGGGCGCCAGGTGTCGAGATTGGGCGTCGTGCGCATACTGGCCAGCTGCTCAACCGGCTGGTGCGTGGGACCATCTTCTCCCAAACCAATGGAGTCGTGCGTGTAAACGAAGATCGCACGCTGTTTCATCAACGCGGCCATACGCACGGCGTTGCGCGCATATTCCATAAACATCAGGAAGGTTGCGCCGAATGGAATAAACCCACGGTGCAACGCTACACCATTCATAATGGCGCTCATGCCGAACTCACGCACACCGTAGAAGACGTAGTTGCCGTTGGCATCCAAACCGGTAACGCCTTTGCAGTCGGGCCACTTGGTCAGGTTGCTACCTGCCAAATCAGCCGAGCCACCCAAGAACTCAGGCAAAATAGAGGCAAATGCGGTAATGGCATTTTGGCTGGCCTTACGGCTGGCAATGGTCTCGCCTTTCGCCTGAATGTCAGCGACGATGCGCTCAGCCTGTGCGGCAAAATCGGCTGGCAAGTCACCGGCCAAACGGCGTTTCAGTTCGGCTGCTTGCTCTGGGAAAGCAGTGGCGTAGGCGGCCATCTTATCTTCCCAAGCGGCTTCTGCTACACGACCCTTTCCGCGCGCATCCCAAGCCTCGTACACTGGCTGAGGAATTTCGAACGGACCGTGCTGCCAACCTAAGCGCTCACGTGTTAGCTTGATTTCGTCGTCACCCAAGGGTGCACCGTGGCAATCTTCTTTGCCTTCTTTGTTCGGCGAACCAAAACCGATGATGGTTTTGCAGCAAATCAGTGTTGGCTGGTCGGTGTTAGCACGCGCAGTTTCGATAGCCTGACGGATTTCGTCGCTGTCGTGACCATTTACGCGCGGAATCACTTGCCAACCGTACGACTCAAAGCGCTTCACCGTATCGTCGGTGAACCAACCTTCGACTTCGCCGTCGATGGAAATGCCGTTGTCGTCATAAAAGGCTATCAGCTTACCCAAACCCAAAGTACCGGCCAAAGAGCAGACTTCATGCGAAATACCTTCCATCATGCAGCCGTCACCCAAGAAGGTGTATGTGTAGTGATCAACCACGTCATGCCCAGGGCGGTTAAACTGTGCGCCCAGCACGCGCTCAGCCAGTGCCATACCGACGGCGTTAGCAATACCTTGACCCAGGGGGCCAGTGGTGGTTTCAACACCGGGCGCATAACCGTATTCAGGGTGTCCGGGTGTTTTAGAGTGTAACTGACGGAAATTCTTCAGTTCTTCAATCGGCAGGTCGTAGCCCGAGAGGTGCAACAGAGAGTAGAGCAACATGGAGCCGTGGCCGTTAGACAGCACAAAGCGGTCACGATCAGGCCATTCTGGATTCGTGGGGCTGTGCTTCAGATAGTCGCGCCACAGTACTTCGGCGATGTCTGCCATGCCCATGGGGGCGCCTGGGTGTCCACTTTTGGCCTGTTGAACGGCGTCCATACTGAGAGCGCGGATGGCATTAGCCAACTCACTGCGGTTGGGCATGAGGTCTAGTCTCCTGGGGCAAGTTGCGAGGTGTCTCTTTTTTGAGCGCGTATTGTCGCCGATGGCGGCTTCAAGTTAAAGCCTAGCAAGGGGATTAATGCGCTTTTCTTCAAGAAACAGGCGCCGAGCGACGCCTGCTTTACTCAATCATTAGCTTTAGATGGCAAGTGAACGACCAGGTGTCTGACCGTTTAAGCGAGCCTTAACGATATCCAGCAAAGTCTGGTTGCCCGACACCATGCTGCCATCCACTAGATGTTCACGATTGACGATCACCGATGGCGTGGCACGAACACCAAACTGATACAGCAGGGCCTCGGCTTGGTCCATGCGGCGCTCAACCAACTCCGACTCATAGGCGGTGCGGAAGGCTACGGGATCGATGTCGCAGCAGCTGCGCGCGAACGCCATCACGGCTTTTTGTGAACTCAAGTCAACGCCCGACTGATAGGCATCAAACAAGCGGGCATGAAACACCGGGTTAGCACCCAAGACTTCCGCTGCATGAAAAGCTCGCGCCGCAGGATAAACCGCATCGGAAAACACCACCGGCACATAGACCACACTCACGTCGTCCGCACCTGCGGCACTCCACTGGGCTAATTCCTGACGGTAAAAGTTATGGCAG
It contains:
- a CDS encoding ABC transporter permease translates to MFDIILVMVDATLRVSTPLIFAALAGLFSERAGIVNIALEGKLLLGAFAAAAAAYFTGSAWLGVLAAIGVGVLFAWLHAFATVTHRGDHVVSGLAINILAAGLTVTLARHWFDMGGQTPSLTGLARFRPIELPLVDLLNHVPILGTIYREVISGHTILVYMSWFAVPLVWWTVFRTRFGLRLRAVGENPQAIDTAGIGVTKMRYLALTICGALAGIGGAYLSIAHSAQFIPDMSAGKGYMALAALIFGKWRPVQALAACFLFGFLEAVAIRLQGVEIGGVIVPVQFIEMLPYVLTVVLLAGFIGRAIAPKSIGKPYAKERT
- a CDS encoding methyl-accepting chemotaxis protein; the encoded protein is MKSKFSLQLTVVQRIVAGFVLLSTGLVFVAVSALTAVSDIQSGVDRLVERAGPASDGANALSLSFTRVNQLILAHYNSDSTDVLTQLEDEYRTERARIERAIAELVAITADISGGASASAELVTLQDSLPELFDNIESTQRIYRDSLQSFSELTNRRASMNENAIAINQVLETMHREVQTPSAQILMYQAHVSLRHGIDLANQLGSARSVAEFAQIQTAFRRWMDGYGTLGFRLLGARRQDAAVDANFEAFGGAVSDFLANVSGDGGLVTTVNNYLQIRASLETRLQRSQEELANAERVLADTRQFANTYRRQVNSDSIQVVADSQLIIVGVSVLALLAGILIAWLVTRTIRKPLKAVVGALRRIAHGDLSERWPSHSNDEFGELTRSAEQVVESLRDMVTVIQQQSDTLNQVVTQAHQVAMNMQADVSKQREETDWVATAVHEMAATIEEVARHAEHASSEMEQATGYASNSREIVSASQQSISTLVGVMTGAATAIQQLDTDVNSIQDILQVIDAIAEQTNLLALNAAIEAARAGEQGRGFAVVADEVRTLASRTQQSTVEIKEKIEVMLRASNGAVEAIRSGQTHTDHSAEQSAQALNVITEFADVIDRIRDLNVQIATAAEQQAQVANEINQNVTRIADIAEKTEQGATATRDANGQLHQSADALLESVKRFTL
- a CDS encoding ABC transporter permease, which encodes MTPVSLPWWMTAVVMPLANIVLAFAVCSLLFLYIEVNPIDAIVAMVNGSFGNTEGIGYTLFYATGYIFTGLAVAVAFHAGLFNIGGEGQATFAGLGVTAVALGLGPWLPMLLVIPAAILLGGAFGAAWAYIPAYLQAKRGSHIVITTIMFNFIAASLMVYLLVDWLRPPGSMSSESAVFPRHTWMPRVWEWFGWRRSPLNLTFVWALICAYGTWLFLWRTRWGYEVRALGFNHGAARYAGISDSKVVILAMLVSGMLAGFFAVNALLGDLHQLKLGYVAGFGFTGIAVALMGRNHPVGIVLAAIFFGFLYQGGAELKFAYEVDRNIVVVLQGLVVLFSGALEHMLKGPLTRFYQRWHLKKKEVAAHV
- a CDS encoding helix-turn-helix transcriptional regulator produces the protein MDTYDQLTRYLQQHDGIRIAPYAEQESGLGNHLGQMLRRCRSDRGISQLAEAERLRVSRAQYLRYESGSSIPRLHTIALWSLQTGVPPESLVGQLPYASNGLAVPAQFFRLSPWLCETSDELFLSCIQHLCHILQLETPELDVKAISLSCTAKRQALDEVLEQKIYAAIGANLRLVRQILSYSQEEMANGLGISTSHFLAIERGEIAYSFLLFPRFAYSMQVPPIALTLNTQYYKARLALQTRYRLVNEILQHLPDTIRADTVRWIAEGVRLHQQHRSTR
- a CDS encoding FecR family protein, producing MKNWLIVSAGTLLLSAGLVGVVSANERPVARVVSLTGTAQLDDSAAATRGTALHEGSIVETGADSRLRMRFNGGSLLTLGENTRFEISRYEPATDTTEQTAYFRVLSGVILAIADGVTPGTDAYVIETPAASIGIRGTIVWGGYFIPGQADYILLEGGPVTITNTSGEVLLTEIGQGTTVLVDDDGRDQTAPYEPEFWDGAKLFEAVTTIAFP